In one Methanobrevibacter arboriphilus genomic region, the following are encoded:
- a CDS encoding choloylglycine hydrolase family protein, with the protein MCTSIFTKTEDNKHFLARTMDFSFPLEGNPVFLPRDYSWHVFGKEMTNKYAMLGTGRGIAGNYIFTDGINEHGLAMAELYLPGEAVYNKNEVKGKNNLAPWEFLNWVLGNYKSIADLEKNLKNIRLIDTEVPIMNKSIPLHYIFADVTGRVVVIEPSGGELKFKENPVGVMTNTPNLEWHTQNLRNYLHVQPKQFSPKKYGEFNATPFSQGTGTTGLPGGFTPSNRFVRAAFFKEYINKAKNEEEGITNIWQILSTVRIPKGVVIEDSEGEDYTEYLAGICLESRSFYFTPYENNRITKVRLTDELIDDGNVVIFEAPRNQSYYSPEGVIDRNDTITTIKEVIELLDDIKTTKKGQIEGKNKDILENVDDKFLKENISNIKEFLDVIEKNK; encoded by the coding sequence ATGTGTACGAGTATTTTTACTAAAACTGAGGACAATAAACATTTTTTAGCAAGGACAATGGATTTTTCATTTCCTTTAGAGGGGAATCCTGTTTTTTTACCAAGAGATTATAGCTGGCATGTTTTTGGTAAGGAAATGACAAATAAATATGCTATGCTTGGTACTGGTCGAGGAATAGCTGGAAATTATATTTTTACTGATGGAATAAATGAACATGGTCTTGCTATGGCTGAACTTTATTTACCTGGTGAAGCTGTATATAATAAAAATGAAGTTAAAGGTAAAAATAATTTAGCTCCATGGGAATTTTTGAATTGGGTTTTAGGTAATTATAAGTCAATTGCTGATTTAGAAAAGAATTTAAAAAATATTCGGTTAATAGATACTGAAGTACCTATAATGAATAAGTCAATTCCTTTACACTATATCTTTGCTGATGTTACTGGTCGTGTTGTTGTAATTGAGCCTAGTGGTGGTGAATTAAAATTTAAGGAGAATCCTGTTGGTGTTATGACTAATACTCCTAATTTAGAATGGCATACACAAAATCTTAGGAATTATCTCCATGTTCAACCTAAGCAATTTAGTCCAAAAAAGTATGGTGAATTTAATGCAACACCTTTTTCACAAGGAACTGGAACAACAGGTCTTCCTGGGGGATTTACACCTTCTAATCGTTTTGTTCGTGCAGCATTCTTCAAAGAATATATTAATAAAGCTAAAAATGAGGAAGAGGGAATTACTAATATATGGCAAATTTTAAGTACTGTCCGTATTCCAAAAGGTGTAGTTATTGAAGATTCTGAAGGTGAGGATTATACTGAGTATTTAGCTGGAATATGTTTGGAGAGCAGATCTTTTTATTTTACTCCATATGAAAATAATCGAATTACAAAAGTCAGATTAACTGATGAATTGATAGATGATGGTAATGTTGTTATATTTGAAGCTCCACGAAATCAATCATATTATTCTCCTGAAGGAGTAATAGATCGTAATGATACTATAACAACAATAAAAGAAGTAATTGAACTTTTAGATGATATTAAGACTACTAAAAAAGGCCAAATAGAAGGTAAAAACAAAGATATTTTAGAAAATGTTGATGACAAATTTTTAAAAGAAAACATTTCTAATATAAAAGAATTTTTAGATGTTATTGAAAAAAATAAATAG
- a CDS encoding ABC transporter substrate-binding protein, with translation MVVAILIVSGVGIAYYFNPGSSISQDGNITITDMVGRTVTVPSDVSNVVATSPPMTTMVYMLTPDKLGGLNYQWTDIEKEYVNSKYLNLPVIGGWFGRQDGSYEQIISVNPDLVIEGAMGDVDLATVNERQTKFGTIPVVGVTDNSDVTKITPSIEFMGKLLGAEDKANKLIDFTNKYLDKTEKVSSSIPDNEKKKVYYAEGDEGLQTDPSGSLHAQLIDIVGGKNVADIQLQEGVGQVDVSIEQVIKWNPEVIITTSPDFYQKVYNNSKWADIDAVKNKQVYLSPQSPFKWFDRPPGANIIIGIPWTAKVIYPDKYSDIDLKSEVKMFYKEFYHYDLSDEDVVNILKSSGLKEENM, from the coding sequence GTGGTCGTAGCTATATTGATAGTTTCTGGTGTTGGAATCGCTTACTACTTTAACCCAGGTTCATCTATATCTCAAGATGGAAATATCACCATAACTGACATGGTTGGTAGGACAGTTACTGTTCCTAGTGATGTTTCAAATGTAGTAGCTACTTCTCCTCCTATGACTACAATGGTTTATATGCTTACTCCTGATAAATTAGGTGGACTGAATTATCAGTGGACTGATATTGAAAAAGAATATGTAAATAGTAAATATCTTAATTTACCAGTAATTGGTGGATGGTTTGGACGACAGGATGGTAGCTATGAACAGATTATTTCTGTTAATCCTGATCTTGTAATTGAGGGAGCTATGGGTGATGTTGATTTAGCTACTGTAAATGAAAGACAAACTAAATTTGGAACTATTCCTGTTGTTGGAGTTACTGATAACTCTGATGTTACTAAAATTACTCCTTCAATTGAATTTATGGGGAAATTACTTGGTGCTGAAGATAAAGCTAATAAATTGATTGATTTTACTAATAAATATCTTGATAAAACTGAAAAAGTTTCAAGTTCTATTCCTGATAATGAGAAAAAGAAGGTTTATTATGCTGAAGGTGATGAAGGTCTTCAAACAGACCCAAGTGGTTCTTTACATGCTCAATTAATTGATATTGTTGGTGGAAAGAATGTTGCAGATATTCAACTGCAAGAAGGAGTTGGACAAGTTGATGTTTCAATTGAACAAGTTATTAAATGGAATCCTGAGGTTATAATAACTACTAGTCCTGACTTTTATCAAAAGGTTTACAATAATTCTAAATGGGCTGATATTGATGCAGTTAAAAATAAACAAGTTTATTTGTCTCCACAATCTCCATTTAAATGGTTTGACAGGCCTCCTGGTGCAAACATAATTATTGGTATTCCATGGACTGCTAAAGTCATATATCCAGATAAATATTCTGATATTGATCTTAAATCTGAAGTTAAGATGTTTTATAAAGAATTTTATCACTATGACTTGAGTGATGAGGATGTTGTAAATATTCTTAAAAGCAGTGGTTTAAAAGAAGAAAATATGTAA
- a CDS encoding class I SAM-dependent methyltransferase yields the protein MDSNDCIKDPNDFDWEKAWANEVGSKKREKKWTKDTPKIHFEKIAVKDEYHEKLIPKLILEDDDTVLDLGSGEGAVTSLIAEKVKSVTALDSSPVMLDMLKQRIEHYNIDNIDIVESDIEDATVDNVGKFDVVVASRSFMGIHEIKDTILNIQKIAKKYVFLVVFGRNNWKLEKKFYEEIGKDYPDFAPYDYLFNLLISLGIYPNIENFDLLGNRKYDDIEDAFIRMKWKMNNLSEEEVEKIRPFLEENLKLNKEDGKLENLEDKADLVLMWWKNK from the coding sequence ATGGATTCTAATGATTGTATAAAAGATCCCAATGATTTTGACTGGGAAAAAGCTTGGGCAAACGAAGTTGGATCTAAGAAAAGAGAAAAGAAATGGACTAAAGATACTCCTAAAATTCATTTTGAAAAAATAGCTGTTAAAGATGAATATCATGAAAAGTTAATTCCTAAGTTAATACTGGAGGATGATGACACAGTTTTAGACTTGGGAAGTGGTGAAGGTGCTGTAACTTCATTGATAGCTGAAAAAGTTAAATCTGTAACTGCTCTTGATTCTTCACCAGTTATGCTTGATATGCTAAAACAAAGAATTGAACATTATAATATTGATAATATTGATATTGTTGAGAGTGATATTGAGGATGCAACTGTTGATAATGTTGGAAAATTTGATGTTGTTGTTGCTTCAAGATCTTTTATGGGAATTCATGAGATTAAAGATACAATTCTAAATATTCAAAAAATAGCTAAGAAATATGTGTTTTTAGTGGTATTTGGAAGGAATAATTGGAAATTAGAGAAGAAATTCTATGAGGAAATTGGAAAAGATTATCCTGATTTTGCACCTTATGATTATTTATTTAATTTATTGATTAGTTTAGGAATCTATCCTAATATTGAAAATTTTGATCTTTTAGGTAATAGGAAGTATGATGATATTGAAGATGCATTTATCAGAATGAAATGGAAGATGAATAATCTTTCTGAAGAGGAAGTTGAGAAAATAAGGCCATTTTTAGAAGAAAATCTAAAGCTTAATAAAGAAGATGGGAAGCTAGAGAATCTTGAAGATAAAGCTGATTTAGTATTAATGTGGTGGAAAAATAAGTAA